A genome region from Euphorbia lathyris chromosome 4, ddEupLath1.1, whole genome shotgun sequence includes the following:
- the LOC136226343 gene encoding F-box protein At3g07870-like, with product MKRKNISKACGSMSRNEEAEAGQVEIQHSGCSIVNLPSHILATILFRLPIKNIIVCKCICKSLYATLSNPEFAKMHYAQSEVLPIARTVNCSTHVSRTLYPLELEQDERYMDMFSCQQSHDYSERIHQVCMKTGSKLKIPVRNFPIDGNEAIALNPMDHKYKVVNSCNGFLCLSEPIYNKPVVVCNPVTGEFIDLPQVIKGENDDGFSNDYFDCGFGFSPKTNQYKVVKLLKQYSPLEHVTIRRKYTDLVQVHILGTRSWKNIEFSPYSGYMFLFPTYLNGAVHWICLLVKKLILILSFDCEKECFHPFPSPPLREGIRDNVGMGVLGGCLCICDSSDPSLTCVWVMKNYGVETSWTKVFEIDVSYCGRMLYGLYQPIKYMNNGALLMFNYPSSVLIYYDPRNHGLKLFELRPSKSKFEILAHTPSLISLKDVLAGCKVEVVNVYSRCAGLKLKGEAKAISLYWKTNLTALSDSNCDLDYEFYLYNYTHQDLEEYWWGKFDYRFSMLD from the exons ATGAAAAGGAAAAACATTTCAAAAGCTTGTGGCTCGATGAGCAGAAATGAAGAAGCCGAGGCTGGCCAAGTAGAGATCCAACATTCAGGTTGTTCAATTGTGAATTTACCTAGCCACATTCTTGCAACTATTCTTTTTAGACTGCCGATTAAGAATATAATTGTTTGCAAATGCATATGCAAATCTTTGTATGCTACGCTTTCAAATCCTGAATTTGCTAAAATGCACTATGCTCAGTCTGAGGTCCTTCCAATTGCTCGAACTGTGAATTGTTCTACACACGTGTCAAGAACACTTTATCCTCTTGAGCTAGAACAAGATGAAAGGTATATGGACATGTTTTCATGTCAGCAATCCCATGATTATTCTGAACGGATTCACCAGGTTTGTATGAAAACGGGTTCCAAGTTGAAGATTCCAGTCCGCAACTTCCCAATCGATGGCAATGAAGCGATTGCATTGAATCCAATGGATCACAAGTATAAGGTAGTCAATTCATGTAATGGATTTCTTTGCCTATCTGAACCAATTTATAATAAGCCTGTCGTTGTGTGCAATCCAGTTACAGGAGAGTTTATTGATCTTCCACAAGTGATTAAGGGTGAAAATGATGATGGTTTTTCTAATGATTATTTTGATTGTGGCTTTGGTTTTAGCCCAAAGACCAATCAATACAAAGTGGTAAAACTGTTGAAGCAATATTCGCCTCTAGAACATGTCACCATCAGAAGGAAATATACTGACTTGGTTCAAGTACACATTCTTGGTACAAGATCATGGAAAAATATCGAATTTTCTCCCTATTCGGGGTATATGTTCTTATTTCCTACTTATCTGAATGGTGCAGTTCATTGGATATGTCTTCTTGTTAAGAAATTAATTCTCATTCTTTCATTTGATTGTGAGAAAGAATGTTTCCACCCATTTCCATCACCTCCATTAAGGGAGGGGATTAGAGACAATGTGGGAATGGGAGTACTAGGTGGATGTCTTTGCATATGTGACTCTTCCGATCCATCATTGACTTGTGTTTGGGTGATGAAGAATTACGGTGTTGAAACATCTTGGACTAAAGTTTTCGAAATCGATGTGAGTTATTGTGGTAGAATGCTTTATGGATTATATCAACCcataaaatacatgaataatggAGCACTTTTGATGTTCAATTATCCTAGTAGTGTTCTAATTTATTATGACCCAAGAAATCATGGATTGAAGCTTTTCGAACTTCGCCCCAGCAAATCAAAATTTGAGATACTTGCTCATACTCCAAGCTTAATTTCACTTAAGGATGTTCTTGCAGGATGTAAAGTGGAGGTAGTTAATGTCTATTCAAG GTGTGCCGGGTTGAAATTAAAGGGTGAAGCTAAAGCCATTTCCTTGTATTGGAAGACGAATCTTACGGCTCTATCTGATTCTAATTGTGATCTTGATTATGAGTTTTATTTGTATAACTACACACATCAGGATTTGGAAGAATACTGGTGGGGTAAGTTTGACTATCGCTTTTCAATGTTAGACTGA